The Halictus rubicundus isolate RS-2024b unplaced genomic scaffold, iyHalRubi1_principal scaffold0099, whole genome shotgun sequence genome has a window encoding:
- the LOC143363700 gene encoding uncharacterized protein LOC143363700 translates to MPQTFSDAVVAQEEIAGRIKNCIINTDKLGAAKLSAVVLQKRIELLESYWRNFTANHNAMRPMPDYAASNYRKRGLYDEVEEAYIQNSSELVERLENLKPVASAIPAEAESHECNAGPRLPTLTIEKFSGDLLRWEEFRDSFRATIHNSKRLQDVQRLQYLKASLTGAAAKVIARTSLTDANYSTAWAALERRYGGIRVLTTAHLGRLLDCPAVKRASTEELTRVLDEFCQARDALAALKKPVDTWDDWFVTLLVRKLDSTTRLDWEKMFPDPTIMPSFVEIRDFLESRIHALASTQEPMCSSTPTKREETRKPEQRTAMTVQMTKGPSAKASNVRKCPLCSDNHQLGHCGQFKTFSASERKEFVYRNKLCVSCFSGTHLLAACTSSYRCMVCGGHHHTSLHEAFRKSEAPAQPSTSSVNTFRSNRVVLLATARVQLKSPNGRSVSARALLDPGSEMSFVTDDVVQALRLPRRNVEVHLTGYQEINVGTVRHEVSVLLASSRDSKFRLALNALVTRKITAPTPAVEINDEKWTHLHGLPLADEDFRSPNRVELLLGADACGHLLLENRIGPMGTPPIVRTPFGWAPMGTTSSTTDHSAGPRVRSLLVQPARDLRDDWQRFWELEEVPTSAISTPQDEACEKYFKDTHRRDQDGRYVVRLPFVATPGTDVGVPRSAAVRLLLSSERRRERDETLRQKYSEFLEEYERLGHMEFVSRHSTGGGENYLPHHAVWREKPSGNKIRVVFNGSYVSGRGSAINDYLAAGPKLQTDLWAVITRWRFHRHAFSTDIVKMFRQIKVHPEDRDWQRIVWRNDPSEEVRDFRLTTVTYGTTSAPYLASRVLHQLADDEKARFPRGAAILRANSYVDDILAGGDDIDDTEEARRQLTDILTAGGFPLDKWATNYLSSSSGLIQLLQGHQEAGALGLKWSTVNDTLSLAAPKLRTATSGQPWTKRSVLSETARLFDPLGWLSPISIAAKILLQDLWLSGLLWDEPLSELFSERW, encoded by the coding sequence ATGCCGCAAACGTTCAGCGATGCAGTGGTCGCTCAGGAGGAGATCGCTGGCCGCATCAAGAACTGCATCATCAATACCGACAAATTGGGGGCAGCGAAACTCTCCGCGGTCGTATTGCAGAAAAGAATCGAGTTGCTGGAGAGTTACTGGCGCAACTTCACCGCAAATCATAACGCTATGAGACCGATGCCAGATTACGCCGCCAGTAACTACAGGAAGAGAGGCCTATACGACGAAGTCGAGGAAGCCTACATCCAGAACTCCTCTGAATTGGTGGAGAGGCTAGAAAATCTGAAGCCCGTCGCCTCAGCAATTCCGGCTGAAGCCGAGTCTCACGAGTGCAACGCCGGACCCAGATTGCCGACTCTGACCATCGAGAAATTTTCGGGCGATCTCCTACGGTGGGAGGAgtttcgcgattcgtttcgcgctACGATCCACAATTCGAAACGATTGCAGGACGTCCAACGCCTACAATATTTGAAGGCGAGCCTCACCGGTGCGGCTGCGAAGGTTATCGCGCGTACATCCCTGACGGATGCGAACTATTCGACGGCGTGGGCGGCACTCGAACGTCGTTATGGAGGCATCCGTGTTCTGACCACCGCTCACCTCGGAAGACTTTTGGACTGCCCGGCAGTGAAACGAGCTTCGACGGAGGAATTGACCAGAGTCCTCGACGAGTTCTGCCAAGCTCGAGATGCTCTGGCCGCGCTTAAAAAACCAGTCGACACATGGGACGACTGGTTCGTGACACTCCTCGTCAGGAAGCTGGACTCGACGACGCGCCTGGACTGGGAGAAGATGTTCCCGGACCCGACGATCATGCCGTCCTTCGTGGAGATTCGAGATTTCCTCGAATCACGCATCCATGCCTTGGCCTCGACCCAAGAGCCGATGTGTTCGTCAACACCGACCAAGCGAGAGGAGACGCGAAAACCCGAGCAAAGGACGGCCATGACCGTGCAAATGACCAAAGGGCCATCCGCGAAGGCCAGCAACGTTCGGAAGTGCCCGCTGTGTTCGGACAATCACCAGCTAGGGCACTGCGGTCAGTTCAAAACCTTTAGCGCGTCGGAACGCAAGGAATTTGTGTACCGAAATAAACTGTGCGTTTCGTGTTTCTCGGGAACCCACTTGCTCGCGGCGTGCACGTCTTCCTACCGGTGTATGGTGTGCGGCGGTCATCACCACACCTCGCTTCACGAGGCGTTCCGGAAGAGCGAAGCTCCCGCGCAGCCAAGCACAAGTTCGGTGAACACGTTCAGGTCGAATCGCGTTGTTTTACTGGCCACCGCGCGCGTCCAGTTGAAGTCCCCGAACGGTCGCAGTGTCTCCGCTCGCGCGTTACTCGACCCCGGGTCCGAAATGTCATTCGTGACGGACGATGTCGTGCAAGCGTTACGTCTTCCGCGCCGGAACGTGGAGGTTCATTTGACCGGATACCAGGAGATAAACGTGGGCACGGTACGTCACGAAGTGTCCGTGTTACTCGCGTCTAGTCGCGACTCCAAGTTCCGACTCGCGTTAAACGCGCTGGTGACGCGAAAAATTACCGCTCCGACTCCAGCGGTAGAAATTAACGACGAGAAGTGGACTCACCTCCACGGACTTCCGTTAGCCGACGAGGACTTCCGCTCTCCGAACAGGGTGGAATTACTTCTCGGGGCAGATGCGTGTGGTCACCTCCTCCTCGAGAATCGAATCGGACCAATGGGCACTCCTCcaattgttcgaacgcccttcggcTGGGCGCCGATGGGCACAACCTCATCCACAACGGACCACAGCGCTGGACCTCGGGTGCGATCCTTGCTGGTTCAGCCTGCACGAGACCTCCGAGACGATTGGCAGAGGTTCTGGGAGCTGGAAGAAGTACCAACTAGTGCAATAAGCACGCCTCAGGACGAAGCATGCGAAAAGTACTTCAAGGATACGCACCGCAGAGATCAGGATGGACGCTACGTTGTGCGCTTACCGTTCGTTGCCACCCCAGGCACCGATGTCGGAGTTCCGCGATCGGCTGCAGTGCGCTTGCTCTTATCGTCCGAAAGGAGACGAGAAAGGGACGAGACACTCCGACAGAAATACTCCGAATTTCTGGAGGAGTACGAACGGCTCGGGCACATGGAGTTCGTCTCGCGGCACTCGACTGGCGGGGGGGAGAATTACCTTCCGCATCACGCCGTGTGGCGGGAAAAACCTTCCGGAAACAAAATAAGAGTAGTTTTTAATGGTTCCTACGTTTCAGGCAGAGGCAGTGCCATTAACGATTACCTGGCCGCCGGACCGAAGCTCCAAACTGACCTCTGGGCCGTAATAACGAGGTGGCGATTCCATCGGCATGCCTTTTCGAcggacattgtaaaaatgtttcgccagATCAAGGTGCACCCAGAGGACAGAGACTGGCAGAGGATCGTCTGGAGGAACGATCCAAGCGAGGAAGTACGGGACTTCCGTTTGACGACGGTGACCTACGGCACGACGTCGGCTCCGTACCTCGCCTCGAGAGTACTGCATCAACTTGCCGACGACGAGAAGGCTCGATTTCCGCGGGGTGCAGCGATTCTCCGAGCGAATTCGTATGTCGATGACATTCTGGCCGGAGGAGATGACATCGACGACACCGAGGAGGCTCGACGTCAACTCACGGACATCCTGACGGCGGGCGGATTCCCGCTGGATAAGTGGGCGACCAATTATTTGTCGTCGAGCTCCGGTCTCATTCAATTGTTGCAgggtcaccaagaggcaggagcgCTGGGACTCAAATGGAGCACGGTGAACGACACTCTGTCTCTTGCGGCTCCGAAGCTCAGGACTGCCACATCAGGTCAACCATGGACCAAACGATCGGTTTTGTCTGAGACGGCCAGGCTTTTCGATCCACTGGGGTGGCTGTCTCCGATCAGCATTGCTGCGAAGATCCTGCTGCAGGACCTCTGGTTGTCCGGATTGTTGTGGGACGAGCCGCTGTCCGAGCTGTTTTCCGAGCGATGGTAG